CGCCTATTAAACTTGCTCCATTTTTATACCAGTCCTTTGAAATAACGCCGAAATTTTCATACTGTTGTTCCTTAGACCACGATTTTGTTTGAGGGTCATATTGTTCACCTGAATTCGGATAAATAATGATTGGTTTCGTCGTCACATTTTTCAGGTTTGATATCACCTTTGGAATACGCGAGACTGAAGTACAATTAACGCCGATTGCACAAATATTAGAATGTTGATTAAAATAAGACGCAGCCTCATCCAGTGCAGTTCCATCGCAAAGTTGCTGATCATTTGCAATACTGAACGAAATCCATGCTGAGGTGTCCGGAAAAGCTGTTTCAAGTAACTGGGCAAGAGCCATGCTTTCGTGAAAATGGGGAATGGTTTCAAAAGCAAATATATCAATCCCAGCCTCTTTTAATAACTTCATTCGAGATAAATGAAATTGCTGAAACTCTTCTATGGATAAATCATATTTTCCTGTATACTCCGAGCCGTCTGCAAGAAATGCTCCGTACGGGCCGATGCTGCCGGCAACTAATGGATAAGGTCTTGCTAGCTTCTCTTGTTTCGTCAGGCTTGTCCAGAATTCATCACGTGCCTCTTTCGCCAGCAATACAGCTTTTGTCATAAGGTGCCTCGCGTCTTCATCGGTCCATCCATGTTTTTTAAACCCTTCGATGTTGGCCTGATAAGTGTTTGTCGTTGCGATATCTGCTCCGGCTTTAAAATAGTCAAGGTGGACTTCCTTAATTAAATCGGGTGTATCGATAATGGCTTTGGCAGACCATAAATCATCTTTAATATCCAGACCTTTTTTCTCAATTTCTGTTGCCATTGCTCCATCTAATAATACGACTTGAAATTGTTTAATCATTTGTTGAATTCGATTATCGTCCATCAAACCTCCACCTTCTTCAGAATTACAATCACTAATTTGAAGCTAAATCATGTCTTTATGTTTAATTTCCCAATGCTTCTTAATCAGATGCTCTAATTGATTTCCATCTTGCTTTTTAAAATGCATGATGATTTCTCTATGATCCTCATTCATTTGCTTTGACACGGAAAAAAGTTTGCCTTCATCATCGCTTGAATAAACTTGTCTGACAAAACTATTTTGCAAACTCGCCAAAATATCTGTAAGGGTTGAATTGTTGCATTTTTTAAGATAAACATTATGGAACTCTTTTTGATATTTTTGATAGTCCGAATAGTTTTTTTCTGAAATAGCAATGTCTATTTTATTTGTGTACTCTTCCATTTCTTTGATATCGTTCTCCGTAATTTGCTCCAAAGATAAGGTAGCTGCTAAAGCATCCAGTACGCTGACGACTTTAAATACATCGAGCTTCTTTTTTGTATCAAGTTCTTTTACAATAAATCCTCTTCTGGGAAGATACTCGAGATAATTCTCTGAAGCTAATTGGATCAAAGCCTCTCTCACAGGGGTTCGGCTGACTTCTAATTTTTTGCTTAATTCAACCTCATTAATTTTATGGTTAGGAAGTAAAGTGCCATTTTGGATTTCAGTGGCGATGTAGTCATAAACATGGTCTTTTAATGATTGATATACCTTTTTAATCGTTCTTCCTCCTCAAAATGGATTTAATATTAAATACATTATATAATATATCTGTTGTGAAAACAGGAAGTCTTCTATTATAGAAACTACCTTCTAATTTATCTTTGCTGTATAGAACGTTTGCTGTTATATTTTCTGACCTATTTGTTGTGTATTCATTATATTAGTGTTAATTTCTTAAATAATACAATATACAATATACAGTATTACAGGGTGAAAAGCTTTGAAGCCATTTGACTAGCTCTAGTATTATTTTTTGATTTGTGACAGAAGTGAAATTTTATTTTACTGAATTTTTGTTATACTCATAGCTTGTACTGTTTTTTTAATACCATATGAAATAT
This window of the Bacillus gobiensis genome carries:
- the mmuM gene encoding homocysteine S-methyltransferase; translation: MDDNRIQQMIKQFQVVLLDGAMATEIEKKGLDIKDDLWSAKAIIDTPDLIKEVHLDYFKAGADIATTNTYQANIEGFKKHGWTDEDARHLMTKAVLLAKEARDEFWTSLTKQEKLARPYPLVAGSIGPYGAFLADGSEYTGKYDLSIEEFQQFHLSRMKLLKEAGIDIFAFETIPHFHESMALAQLLETAFPDTSAWISFSIANDQQLCDGTALDEAASYFNQHSNICAIGVNCTSVSRIPKVISNLKNVTTKPIIIYPNSGEQYDPQTKSWSKEQQYENFGVISKDWYKNGASLIGGCCRTTPKDIRHIKEWARDKNMGDGSNNKLKFL
- a CDS encoding GntR family transcriptional regulator; protein product: MKKVYQSLKDHVYDYIATEIQNGTLLPNHKINEVELSKKLEVSRTPVREALIQLASENYLEYLPRRGFIVKELDTKKKLDVFKVVSVLDALAATLSLEQITENDIKEMEEYTNKIDIAISEKNYSDYQKYQKEFHNVYLKKCNNSTLTDILASLQNSFVRQVYSSDDEGKLFSVSKQMNEDHREIIMHFKKQDGNQLEHLIKKHWEIKHKDMI